The Eptesicus fuscus isolate TK198812 chromosome 17, DD_ASM_mEF_20220401, whole genome shotgun sequence genome has a window encoding:
- the ZSWIM8 gene encoding zinc finger SWIM domain-containing protein 8 isoform X4 — translation MELMFAEWEDGERFSFEDSDRFEEDSLCSFISEAESLCQNWRGWRKQSAGPNSPTGGGGGGGSGGTRTRDGLVIPLVELSAKQVAFHIPFEVVEKVYPPVPEQLQLRIAFWSFPENEEDIRLYSCLANGSADEFQRGDQLFRMRAVKDPLQIGFHLSATVVPPQMVPPKGAYNVAVMFDRCRVTSCSCTCGAGAKWCTHVVALCLFRIHNASAVCLRAPVSESLSRLQRDQLQKFAQYLISELPQQILPTAQRLLDELLSSQSTAINTVCGAPDPTAGPSASDQSTWYLDESTLTDNIKKTLHKFCGPSPVVFSDVNSMYLSSTEPPAAAEWACLLRPLRGREPEGVWNLLSIVREMFKRRDSNAAPLLEILTDQCLTYEQITGWWYSVRTSASHSSASGHTGRSNGQSEVAAHACASMCDEMVTLWRLAVLDPALSPQRRRELCVQLRQWQLKVIENVKRGQHKKTLERLFPGFRPAVEACYFNWEEAYPLPGVTYSGTDRKLALCWARALPPRPSASRSGGLEEPRERPRPLPAEPAARPKEPGAKRKGLAEGIPSSQRGPRRLSAEGGDKALHKMGPGGGKAKALGGAGSGGKGSAGGGSKRRLSSEDSSLEPDLAEMSLDDSSLALGAEASTFGGFPESPPPCPSSGGSRGPSAFLPEPPDTYEEDGGVYFSEGPEAPTTSAGPPGLLPGEVCTRDDLPSTDESGSGLPKTKEAAPTVGEEDDDYQAYYLNAQDGAGGEEEKAEGGAGEEHDLFAGLKPLEQESRMEVLFACAEALHAHGYSNEASRLTVELAQDLLANPPDLKVEPPPAKGKKNKVSTSRQTWVATNTLTKAAFLLTVLSERPEHHNLAFRVGMFALELQRPPASTKALEVKLAYQESEVAALLKKIPLGPSEMSTMRCRAEELREGTLCDYRPVLPLMLASFIFDVLCAPVVSPTGSRPPSRNWNNEMPGDEELGFEAAVAALGMKTTVSEAEHPLLCEGTRREKGDLALALMITYKDDQSKLKKILDKLLDRESQTHKPQTLSSFYSSSRPATASQRSPSKHGGPSAPGALQPLTSGSAGSAQPGSVAGAGPGPTEGFTEKNVPESSPHSPCESLPSEAALTSRPEGKVPSRLALGSRGGYNGRGWGSPGRPKKKHTGMASIDSSAPETTSDSSPTLSRRPLRGGWAPTSWGRGQDSDSISSSSSDSLGSSSSSGSRRASASGGARAKTVEVGRYKGRRPESHAPHVPNQPSEAAAHFYFELAKTVLIKAGGNSSTSIFTHPSSSGGHQGPHRNLHLCAFEIGLYALGLHNFVSPNWLSRTYSSHVSWITGQAMEIGSAALTILVECWDGHLTPPEVASLADRASRARDSNMVRAAAELALSCLPHAHALNPNEIQRALVQCKEQDNLMLEKACMAVEEAAKGGGVYPEVLFEVAHQWFWLYEQTAGGSSTAREGATSCSASGIRAAGEAGRGLPEGRGGPGTEPVTVAAAAVTAAATVVPVISVGSSLYPGPGLGHGHSPGLHPYTALQPHLPCSPQYLTHPAHPAHPMPHMPRPAVFPVPSSAYPQGVHPAFLGAQYPYSVTPPSLAATAVSFPVPSMAPITVHPYHTEPGLPLPTSVALSSVHPASTFPAIQGASLPALTTQPSPLVSGGFPPPEEETHSQPVNPHSLHHLHAAYRVGMLALEMLGRRAHNDHPNNFSRSPPYTDDVKWLLGLAAKLGVNYVHQFCVGAAKGVLSPFVLQEIVMETLQRLSPAHAHNHLRAPAFHQLVQRCQQAYMQYIHHRLIHLTPADYDDFVNAIRSARSAFCLTPMGMMQFNDILQNLKRSKQTKELWQRVSLEMTTFSP, via the exons ATGGAGCTGATGTTCGCGGAGTGGGAGGACGGAGAGCGCTTCTCATTCGAGGATTCGGACCGCTTTGAGGAGGATTCGCTCTGCTCCTTCATCTCCGAGGCCGAGAGCCTCTGCCAGAACTGGCGAGGATGGCGCAAACAGTCGGCGGGGCCGAATTCCCCCACTGGCGGCGGTGGCGGAGGTGGCAGCGGCGGTACCCGAACGCGAG ATGGACTGGTGATCCCATTGGTGGAGCTGTCAGCAAAGCAGGTGGCGTTTCACATCCCATTTGAAGTGGTGGAGAAAGTTTACCCCCCAGTGCCTGAGCAGCTGCAGCTCCGGATTGCTTTTTGGAGCTTCCCTGAGAATGAAGAGGATATTCG GCTGTATTCATGCCTGGCCAATGGCAGTGCAGATGAGTTCCAGCGAGGGGATCAGCTGTTCCGCATGCGGGCTGTGAAGGACCCACTGCAGATAG GGTTCCACCTGAGTGCGACAGTGGTGCCACCTCAGATGGTCCCTCCCAAAGGGGCCTACAACGTGGCTGTGATGTTTGACCGCTGCCGGGTCACTTCCTGCAGCTGCACCTGTGGCGCCGGGGCCAAATGGTGCACCCATGTCGTGGCACTCTGTCTCTTCCGCATCCACAAT GCTTCTGCAGTCTGCCTGCGGGCCCCGGTCTCAGAGTCCCTGTCCCGGCTACAGAGGGACCAGCTGCAGAAGTTTGCTCAGTACCTCATCAGTGAGCTCCCTCAGCAG ATCCTCCCCACCGCCCAGCGTCTCCTGGATGAACTCCTCTCCTCCCAGTCAACTGCCATCAATACAGTGTGTGGAGCCCCAG accccacagcAGGGCCCTCGGCCTCTGACCAGAGTACTTGGTATTTGGATGAGTCAACACTTACTGACAACATCAAGAAGACATTGCACAAGttctgtggcccctcccctgtgGTCTTCAG TGACGTGAACTCCATGTATCTGTCTTCCACGGAGCCTCCAGCCGCCGCTGAATGGGCATGTCTGCTGCGCCCTCTGAGGGGTCGGGAGCCAGAGGGCGTCTGGAACCTGCTTAGCATCGTGCGGGAGATGTTCAAACGGAGGGACAGCAATGCTGCCCCCTTGTTGGAAATCCTCACTGACCAGTGCCTCACCTACGAACAG ATAACAGGTTGGTGGTACAGCGTGCGCACCTCAGCCTCACACAGCAGCGCCAGTGGGCACACAGGTCGTAGCAATGGGCAGTCAGAGGTGGCAGCCCATGCATGTGCCAGCATGTGTGATGAGATGGTCACACTGTGGAGACTGGCTGTGCTGGACCCTGCACTCAGCCCCCAGCG CCGCCGGGAACTGTGTGTGCAGCTCCGGCAGTGGCAGCTGAAGGTGATTGAGAATGTGAAGCGGGGACAGCACAAGAAAACCCTGGAGCGGCTCTTCCCTGGCTTCCGGCCAGCAGTGGAGGCCTGCTACTTCAACTGGGAAGAGGCCTACCCACTTCCCGGTGTCACCTACAGCGGCACTGACCGGAagctggccctgtgctgggcccgAGCCCTGCCCCCTCGGCCAAGTGCTTCCAGATCTGGGGGCTTGGAGGAACCCCGGGAGCGGCCCCGCCCTCTTCCTGCTGAGCCAGCTGCGAGGCCCAAGGAGCCTGGGGCCAAGCGCAAGGGGTtggctgaggggatcccctcaTCGCAGAGGGGTCCTCGCCGCCTCTCGGCTGAGGGGGGCGATAAGGCTCTGCATAAGATGGGTCCAGGTGGGGGCAAAGCCAAGGCACTCGgtggggctggcagtgggggcaaggGCTCAGCAGGTGGCGGGAGCAAGCGACGGCTGAGCAGTGAAGACAGCTCCCTGGAGCCTGATCTGGCTGAGATGAGCCTGGATGACAGTAGCCTGGCCCTAGGTGCAGAAGCCAGCACCTTTGGTGGATTCCCTGAAAGCCCACCACCCTGCCCTTCCTCTGGTGGCTCCCGAGGCccttctgccttccttcctgaacCCCCAGATACTTACGAAGAAGATGGTGGTGTGTACTTCTCAGAAGGGCCTGAGGCTCCCACAACTTCTGCTGGCCCCCCTGGCCTACTACCTGGGGAGGTCTGTACCCGGGACGACCTCCCTTCCACAGATGAGAGTGGCAGTGGGCTCCCCAAAACCAAAGAGGCAGCCCCTACAGTTGGAGAAGAGGATGATGACTACCAGGCATATTATCTGAATGCCCAAGATGGGGCTGGGGGCGAGGAAGAGAAGgccgagggtggggctggggaggagcacgACCTGTTTGCCGGACTGAAGCCACTGGAACAGGAGAGCCGCATGGAG GTATTATTTGCTTGTGCTGAGGCCTTGCATGCGCATGGCTACAGCAATGAGGCCTCCCGCCTCACCGTGGAGCTTGCCCAGGACCTGCTAGCTAACCCACCCGACCTCAAGGTAGAGCCGCCCCCTGCCAAG GGCAAGAAGAACAAGGTATCTACAAGCCGTCAGACCTGGGTGGCTACCAACACCCTGACCAAGGCGGCCTTCCTGTTAACAGTGCTAAGTGAGCGCCCAGAGCACCACAACTTGGCCTTTCGAGTTGGCATGTTTGCTTTGGAGCTACAGCGACCCCCGGCTTCTACCAAGGCCTTGGAG GTGAAACTGGCGTATCAAGAATCTGAGGTAGCTGCTTTGCTCAAGAAGATTCCTTTGGGTCCAAGTGAGATGAGTACCATGCGGTGCCGGGCAGAAGAGCTTCGGGAGGGGACACTCTGTGACTATCGGCCTGTTTTGCCTCTCATGTTGGCCAGTTTCATCTTTGATGTTCTCTGTGCTCCAG TGGTTTCTCCCACGGGTTCCCGGCCCCCAAGTCGCAACTGGAACAATGAGATGCCTGGGGAtgaggagctgggatttgaggcAGCAGTTGCTGCCTTGG GCATGAAGACAACAGTGAGTGAGGCCGAGCATCCCCTCCTGTGTGAAGGCACACGTCGGGAGAAAGGTGACCTGGCATTGGCACTAATGATCACTTACAAGGATGATCAGTCCAAGCTCAAAAAG ATCTTAGACAAACTCTTGGACCGAGAGAGCCAGACACATAAGCCACAGACCCTGAGTTCATTCTACTCATCTAGCCGCCCAGCCACAGCCAGCCAGAGGTCTCCTTCAAAGCATGGGGGCCCGTCTGCCCCAGGGGCCCTGCAACCACTGACTTCAGGCTCTGCAGGGTCTGCTCAGCCAGGGAGtgtggcaggggctgggccaggtccCACTGAGGGCTTCACAGAGAAGAATGTGCCTG AGAGTTCCCCACATTCTCCCTGTGAGAGTCTCCCATCTGAGGCAGCTTTGACCTCAAGGCCAGAAGGGAAGGTTCCCAGCCGCTTGGCACTTGGCAGTCGTGGAGGCTACAATGGACGCGGTTGGGGCTCCCCAGGGCGGCCTAAGAAGAAGCACACAG GCATGGCCAGCATTGACAGCAGTGCCCCTGAAACAACATCGGATAGCTCCCCTACCTTAAGCCGGAGGCCACTTCGAGGGGGCTGGGCCCCCACCTCTTGGGGTAGAGGACAGGACAGTGACAGCATTAGCAGCTCTTCCTCAGATTCCCTGGGCTCCTCGTCTTCCAGTGGAAGTCGCCGGGCCAGTGCCAGTGGAGGGGCCCGGGCGAAGACAGTTGAAGTTGGCAG GTACAAGGGCCGCCGTCCTGAGAGTCATGCCCCCCATGTACCCAATCAGCCGTCAGAGGCAGCTGCACACTTCTACTTCGAGCTGGCGAAGACGGTGTTGATCAAGGCAGGGGGCAACAGCAGCACTTCCATTTTTACACATCCATCTTCCTCAGGGGGCCACCAGGGTCCTCACCGCAACCTGCACCTTTGCGCCTTTGAGATTGGGCTTTATGCCCTTGGCCTGCACAATTTTGTTTCTCCCAACTGGCTCTCACGTACCTATTCTTCCCACGTTTCCTGGATTACAG GCCAGGCAATGGAGATTGGCAGTGCAGCCCTGACTATCCTGGTAGAATGCTGGGATGGGCACCTGACGCCTCCTGAGGTTGCATCCCTGGCTGACAGGGCATCACGGGCACGAGACTCCAATATGGTGAGGGCAGCTGCGGAGCTAGCCCTAAGCTGTCTGCCTCATGCCCATGCGTTGAACCCCAATGAGATCCAGAGGGCCCTGGTGCAGTGCAAGGAGCAG GATAACCTGATGTTGGAGAAAGCCTGCATGGCGGTGGAAGAGGCGGCTAAGGGTGGGGGCGTATACCCCGAAGTGTTGTTTGAGGTTGCTCACCAGTGGTTCTGGCTATATGAGCAAACAGCAGGTGGCTCATCCACAGCCCGTGAAGGGGCTACAAGCTGTAGTGCCAGTGGGAtcagggcagctggggaggctgggcgggGGCTGCCTGAGGGCAGGGGGGGCCCAGGGACTGAGCCGGttacagtggcagcagcagcagtgacaGCGGCAGCCACAGTGGTGCCAGTCATCTCAGTGGGGTCCAGTTTATATCCAGGTCCAGGACTGGGGCATGGTCAttcccctggcctgcacccctaCACTGCTCTACAGCCCCACCTGCCCTGCAGCCCTCAATACCTCACCCACCCAGCTCACCCCGCCCACCCCATGCCTCATATGCCCCGGCCTGCCGTCTTCCCTGTGCCCAGCTCTGCATACCCACAG GGTGTGCATCCTGCATTCCTGGGGGCTCAGTACCCTTACTCGGTGACTCCCCCCTCACTTGCTGCCACTGCTGTGTCTTTCCCCGTCCCTTCCATGGCACCCATCACAGTACATCCCTATCACACAGAGCCAGGGCTCCCACTGCCCACCAGTGTGGCCT TGAGCAGTGTCCATCCAGCATCCACGTTTCCAGCCATCCAGGGTGCCTCATTGCCTGCCCTGACCACACAGCCCAGCCCTCTGGTGAGCGGGGGTTTTCCACCACCCGAGGAAGAGACGCACAGTCAGCCTGTCAACCCACACAGCCTACACCACCTGCATGCTGCCTACCGTGTTG GAATGCTAGCACTGGAGATGCTGGGTCGCCGGGCACACAACGACCACCCTAACAACTTCTCCCGCTCCCCCCCCTACACTGATGATGTCAAATGGTTGCTGGGGCTGGCAGCAAAGCTGG gagtGAACTACGTGCACCAGTTCTGTGTGGGGGCAGCCAAGGGGGTGCTGAGCCCGTTTGTGCTGCAGGAGATCGTCATGGAGACGCTGCAGCGGCTGAGCCCTGCTCATGCCCACAACCACCTGCGTGCCCCGGCCTTCCACCAACTGGTGCAGCGCTGCCAGCAGGCATACATGCAG TACATCCACCACCGCTTGATTCACCTGACCCCTGCCGACTACGACGACTTTGTGAACGCGATCCGCAGTGCCCGCAGCGCCTTCTGCCTGACACCCATGGGCATGATGCAGTTCAACGACATCCTGCAGAACCTCAAGCGCAGCAAACAGACCAAGGAGCTGTGGCAGCGGGTCTCACTCGAGATGACCACCTTCTCCCCCTGA
- the ZSWIM8 gene encoding zinc finger SWIM domain-containing protein 8 isoform X3, protein MELMFAEWEDGERFSFEDSDRFEEDSLCSFISEAESLCQNWRGWRKQSAGPNSPTGGGGGGGSGGTRTRDGLVIPLVELSAKQVAFHIPFEVVEKVYPPVPEQLQLRIAFWSFPENEEDIRLYSCLANGSADEFQRGDQLFRMRAVKDPLQIGFHLSATVVPPQMVPPKGAYNVAVMFDRCRVTSCSCTCGAGAKWCTHVVALCLFRIHNASAVCLRAPVSESLSRLQRDQLQKFAQYLISELPQQILPTAQRLLDELLSSQSTAINTVCGAPDPTAGPSASDQSTWYLDESTLTDNIKKTLHKFCGPSPVVFSDVNSMYLSSTEPPAAAEWACLLRPLRGREPEGVWNLLSIVREMFKRRDSNAAPLLEILTDQCLTYEQITGWWYSVRTSASHSSASGHTGRSNGQSEVAAHACASMCDEMVTLWRLAVLDPALSPQRRRELCVQLRQWQLKVIENVKRGQHKKTLERLFPGFRPAVEACYFNWEEAYPLPGVTYSGTDRKLALCWARALPPRPSASRSGGLEEPRERPRPLPAEPAARPKEPGAKRKGLAEGIPSSQRGPRRLSAEGGDKALHKMGPGGGKAKALGGAGSGGKGSAGGGSKRRLSSEDSSLEPDLAEMSLDDSSLALGAEASTFGGFPESPPPCPSSGGSRGPSAFLPEPPDTYEEDGGVYFSEGPEAPTTSAGPPGLLPGEVCTRDDLPSTDESGSGLPKTKEAAPTVGEEDDDYQAYYLNAQDGAGGEEEKAEGGAGEEHDLFAGLKPLEQESRMEVLFACAEALHAHGYSNEASRLTVELAQDLLANPPDLKVEPPPAKGKKNKVSTSRQTWVATNTLTKAAFLLTVLSERPEHHNLAFRVGMFALELQRPPASTKALEVKLAYQESEVAALLKKIPLGPSEMSTMRCRAEELREGTLCDYRPVLPLMLASFIFDVLCAPVVSPTGSRPPSRNWNNEMPGDEELGFEAAVAALGMKTTVSEAEHPLLCEGTRREKGDLALALMITYKDDQSKLKKILDKLLDRESQTHKPQTLSSFYSSSRPATASQRSPSKHGGPSAPGALQPLTSGSAGSAQPGSVAGAGPGPTEGFTEKNVPESSPHSPCESLPSEAALTSRPEGKVPSRLALGSRGGYNGRGWGSPGRPKKKHTGMASIDSSAPETTSDSSPTLSRRPLRGGWAPTSWGRGQDSDSISSSSSDSLGSSSSSGSRRASASGGARAKTVEVGRYKGRRPESHAPHVPNQPSEAAAHFYFELAKTVLIKAGGNSSTSIFTHPSSSGGHQGPHRNLHLCAFEIGLYALGLHNFVSPNWLSRTYSSHVSWITGQAMEIGSAALTILVECWDGHLTPPEVASLADRASRARDSNMVRAAAELALSCLPHAHALNPNEIQRALVQCKEQDNLMLEKACMAVEEAAKGGGVYPEVLFEVAHQWFWLYEQTAGGSSTAREGATSCSASGIRAAGEAGRGLPEGRGGPGTEPVTVAAAAVTAAATVVPVISVGSSLYPGPGLGHGHSPGLHPYTALQPHLPCSPQYLTHPAHPAHPMPHMPRPAVFPVPSSAYPQGVHPAFLGAQYPYSVTPPSLAATAVSFPVPSMAPITVHPYHTEPGLPLPTSVACELWGQGTVSSVHPASTFPAIQGASLPALTTQPSPLVSGGFPPPEEETHSQPVNPHSLHHLHAAYRVGMLALEMLGRRAHNDHPNNFSRSPPYTDDVKWLLGLAAKLGVNYVHQFCVGAAKGVLSPFVLQEIVMETLQRLSPAHAHNHLRAPAFHQLVQRCQQAYMQYIHHRLIHLTPADYDDFVNAIRSARSAFCLTPMGMMQFNDILQNLKRSKQTKELWQRVSLEMTTFSP, encoded by the exons ATGGAGCTGATGTTCGCGGAGTGGGAGGACGGAGAGCGCTTCTCATTCGAGGATTCGGACCGCTTTGAGGAGGATTCGCTCTGCTCCTTCATCTCCGAGGCCGAGAGCCTCTGCCAGAACTGGCGAGGATGGCGCAAACAGTCGGCGGGGCCGAATTCCCCCACTGGCGGCGGTGGCGGAGGTGGCAGCGGCGGTACCCGAACGCGAG ATGGACTGGTGATCCCATTGGTGGAGCTGTCAGCAAAGCAGGTGGCGTTTCACATCCCATTTGAAGTGGTGGAGAAAGTTTACCCCCCAGTGCCTGAGCAGCTGCAGCTCCGGATTGCTTTTTGGAGCTTCCCTGAGAATGAAGAGGATATTCG GCTGTATTCATGCCTGGCCAATGGCAGTGCAGATGAGTTCCAGCGAGGGGATCAGCTGTTCCGCATGCGGGCTGTGAAGGACCCACTGCAGATAG GGTTCCACCTGAGTGCGACAGTGGTGCCACCTCAGATGGTCCCTCCCAAAGGGGCCTACAACGTGGCTGTGATGTTTGACCGCTGCCGGGTCACTTCCTGCAGCTGCACCTGTGGCGCCGGGGCCAAATGGTGCACCCATGTCGTGGCACTCTGTCTCTTCCGCATCCACAAT GCTTCTGCAGTCTGCCTGCGGGCCCCGGTCTCAGAGTCCCTGTCCCGGCTACAGAGGGACCAGCTGCAGAAGTTTGCTCAGTACCTCATCAGTGAGCTCCCTCAGCAG ATCCTCCCCACCGCCCAGCGTCTCCTGGATGAACTCCTCTCCTCCCAGTCAACTGCCATCAATACAGTGTGTGGAGCCCCAG accccacagcAGGGCCCTCGGCCTCTGACCAGAGTACTTGGTATTTGGATGAGTCAACACTTACTGACAACATCAAGAAGACATTGCACAAGttctgtggcccctcccctgtgGTCTTCAG TGACGTGAACTCCATGTATCTGTCTTCCACGGAGCCTCCAGCCGCCGCTGAATGGGCATGTCTGCTGCGCCCTCTGAGGGGTCGGGAGCCAGAGGGCGTCTGGAACCTGCTTAGCATCGTGCGGGAGATGTTCAAACGGAGGGACAGCAATGCTGCCCCCTTGTTGGAAATCCTCACTGACCAGTGCCTCACCTACGAACAG ATAACAGGTTGGTGGTACAGCGTGCGCACCTCAGCCTCACACAGCAGCGCCAGTGGGCACACAGGTCGTAGCAATGGGCAGTCAGAGGTGGCAGCCCATGCATGTGCCAGCATGTGTGATGAGATGGTCACACTGTGGAGACTGGCTGTGCTGGACCCTGCACTCAGCCCCCAGCG CCGCCGGGAACTGTGTGTGCAGCTCCGGCAGTGGCAGCTGAAGGTGATTGAGAATGTGAAGCGGGGACAGCACAAGAAAACCCTGGAGCGGCTCTTCCCTGGCTTCCGGCCAGCAGTGGAGGCCTGCTACTTCAACTGGGAAGAGGCCTACCCACTTCCCGGTGTCACCTACAGCGGCACTGACCGGAagctggccctgtgctgggcccgAGCCCTGCCCCCTCGGCCAAGTGCTTCCAGATCTGGGGGCTTGGAGGAACCCCGGGAGCGGCCCCGCCCTCTTCCTGCTGAGCCAGCTGCGAGGCCCAAGGAGCCTGGGGCCAAGCGCAAGGGGTtggctgaggggatcccctcaTCGCAGAGGGGTCCTCGCCGCCTCTCGGCTGAGGGGGGCGATAAGGCTCTGCATAAGATGGGTCCAGGTGGGGGCAAAGCCAAGGCACTCGgtggggctggcagtgggggcaaggGCTCAGCAGGTGGCGGGAGCAAGCGACGGCTGAGCAGTGAAGACAGCTCCCTGGAGCCTGATCTGGCTGAGATGAGCCTGGATGACAGTAGCCTGGCCCTAGGTGCAGAAGCCAGCACCTTTGGTGGATTCCCTGAAAGCCCACCACCCTGCCCTTCCTCTGGTGGCTCCCGAGGCccttctgccttccttcctgaacCCCCAGATACTTACGAAGAAGATGGTGGTGTGTACTTCTCAGAAGGGCCTGAGGCTCCCACAACTTCTGCTGGCCCCCCTGGCCTACTACCTGGGGAGGTCTGTACCCGGGACGACCTCCCTTCCACAGATGAGAGTGGCAGTGGGCTCCCCAAAACCAAAGAGGCAGCCCCTACAGTTGGAGAAGAGGATGATGACTACCAGGCATATTATCTGAATGCCCAAGATGGGGCTGGGGGCGAGGAAGAGAAGgccgagggtggggctggggaggagcacgACCTGTTTGCCGGACTGAAGCCACTGGAACAGGAGAGCCGCATGGAG GTATTATTTGCTTGTGCTGAGGCCTTGCATGCGCATGGCTACAGCAATGAGGCCTCCCGCCTCACCGTGGAGCTTGCCCAGGACCTGCTAGCTAACCCACCCGACCTCAAGGTAGAGCCGCCCCCTGCCAAG GGCAAGAAGAACAAGGTATCTACAAGCCGTCAGACCTGGGTGGCTACCAACACCCTGACCAAGGCGGCCTTCCTGTTAACAGTGCTAAGTGAGCGCCCAGAGCACCACAACTTGGCCTTTCGAGTTGGCATGTTTGCTTTGGAGCTACAGCGACCCCCGGCTTCTACCAAGGCCTTGGAG GTGAAACTGGCGTATCAAGAATCTGAGGTAGCTGCTTTGCTCAAGAAGATTCCTTTGGGTCCAAGTGAGATGAGTACCATGCGGTGCCGGGCAGAAGAGCTTCGGGAGGGGACACTCTGTGACTATCGGCCTGTTTTGCCTCTCATGTTGGCCAGTTTCATCTTTGATGTTCTCTGTGCTCCAG TGGTTTCTCCCACGGGTTCCCGGCCCCCAAGTCGCAACTGGAACAATGAGATGCCTGGGGAtgaggagctgggatttgaggcAGCAGTTGCTGCCTTGG GCATGAAGACAACAGTGAGTGAGGCCGAGCATCCCCTCCTGTGTGAAGGCACACGTCGGGAGAAAGGTGACCTGGCATTGGCACTAATGATCACTTACAAGGATGATCAGTCCAAGCTCAAAAAG ATCTTAGACAAACTCTTGGACCGAGAGAGCCAGACACATAAGCCACAGACCCTGAGTTCATTCTACTCATCTAGCCGCCCAGCCACAGCCAGCCAGAGGTCTCCTTCAAAGCATGGGGGCCCGTCTGCCCCAGGGGCCCTGCAACCACTGACTTCAGGCTCTGCAGGGTCTGCTCAGCCAGGGAGtgtggcaggggctgggccaggtccCACTGAGGGCTTCACAGAGAAGAATGTGCCTG AGAGTTCCCCACATTCTCCCTGTGAGAGTCTCCCATCTGAGGCAGCTTTGACCTCAAGGCCAGAAGGGAAGGTTCCCAGCCGCTTGGCACTTGGCAGTCGTGGAGGCTACAATGGACGCGGTTGGGGCTCCCCAGGGCGGCCTAAGAAGAAGCACACAG GCATGGCCAGCATTGACAGCAGTGCCCCTGAAACAACATCGGATAGCTCCCCTACCTTAAGCCGGAGGCCACTTCGAGGGGGCTGGGCCCCCACCTCTTGGGGTAGAGGACAGGACAGTGACAGCATTAGCAGCTCTTCCTCAGATTCCCTGGGCTCCTCGTCTTCCAGTGGAAGTCGCCGGGCCAGTGCCAGTGGAGGGGCCCGGGCGAAGACAGTTGAAGTTGGCAG GTACAAGGGCCGCCGTCCTGAGAGTCATGCCCCCCATGTACCCAATCAGCCGTCAGAGGCAGCTGCACACTTCTACTTCGAGCTGGCGAAGACGGTGTTGATCAAGGCAGGGGGCAACAGCAGCACTTCCATTTTTACACATCCATCTTCCTCAGGGGGCCACCAGGGTCCTCACCGCAACCTGCACCTTTGCGCCTTTGAGATTGGGCTTTATGCCCTTGGCCTGCACAATTTTGTTTCTCCCAACTGGCTCTCACGTACCTATTCTTCCCACGTTTCCTGGATTACAG GCCAGGCAATGGAGATTGGCAGTGCAGCCCTGACTATCCTGGTAGAATGCTGGGATGGGCACCTGACGCCTCCTGAGGTTGCATCCCTGGCTGACAGGGCATCACGGGCACGAGACTCCAATATGGTGAGGGCAGCTGCGGAGCTAGCCCTAAGCTGTCTGCCTCATGCCCATGCGTTGAACCCCAATGAGATCCAGAGGGCCCTGGTGCAGTGCAAGGAGCAG GATAACCTGATGTTGGAGAAAGCCTGCATGGCGGTGGAAGAGGCGGCTAAGGGTGGGGGCGTATACCCCGAAGTGTTGTTTGAGGTTGCTCACCAGTGGTTCTGGCTATATGAGCAAACAGCAGGTGGCTCATCCACAGCCCGTGAAGGGGCTACAAGCTGTAGTGCCAGTGGGAtcagggcagctggggaggctgggcgggGGCTGCCTGAGGGCAGGGGGGGCCCAGGGACTGAGCCGGttacagtggcagcagcagcagtgacaGCGGCAGCCACAGTGGTGCCAGTCATCTCAGTGGGGTCCAGTTTATATCCAGGTCCAGGACTGGGGCATGGTCAttcccctggcctgcacccctaCACTGCTCTACAGCCCCACCTGCCCTGCAGCCCTCAATACCTCACCCACCCAGCTCACCCCGCCCACCCCATGCCTCATATGCCCCGGCCTGCCGTCTTCCCTGTGCCCAGCTCTGCATACCCACAG GGTGTGCATCCTGCATTCCTGGGGGCTCAGTACCCTTACTCGGTGACTCCCCCCTCACTTGCTGCCACTGCTGTGTCTTTCCCCGTCCCTTCCATGGCACCCATCACAGTACATCCCTATCACACAGAGCCAGGGCTCCCACTGCCCACCAGTGTGGCCTGTGAGTTGTGGGGACAGGGAACAG TGAGCAGTGTCCATCCAGCATCCACGTTTCCAGCCATCCAGGGTGCCTCATTGCCTGCCCTGACCACACAGCCCAGCCCTCTGGTGAGCGGGGGTTTTCCACCACCCGAGGAAGAGACGCACAGTCAGCCTGTCAACCCACACAGCCTACACCACCTGCATGCTGCCTACCGTGTTG GAATGCTAGCACTGGAGATGCTGGGTCGCCGGGCACACAACGACCACCCTAACAACTTCTCCCGCTCCCCCCCCTACACTGATGATGTCAAATGGTTGCTGGGGCTGGCAGCAAAGCTGG gagtGAACTACGTGCACCAGTTCTGTGTGGGGGCAGCCAAGGGGGTGCTGAGCCCGTTTGTGCTGCAGGAGATCGTCATGGAGACGCTGCAGCGGCTGAGCCCTGCTCATGCCCACAACCACCTGCGTGCCCCGGCCTTCCACCAACTGGTGCAGCGCTGCCAGCAGGCATACATGCAG TACATCCACCACCGCTTGATTCACCTGACCCCTGCCGACTACGACGACTTTGTGAACGCGATCCGCAGTGCCCGCAGCGCCTTCTGCCTGACACCCATGGGCATGATGCAGTTCAACGACATCCTGCAGAACCTCAAGCGCAGCAAACAGACCAAGGAGCTGTGGCAGCGGGTCTCACTCGAGATGACCACCTTCTCCCCCTGA